In Paracoccus methylovorus, a genomic segment contains:
- a CDS encoding plasmid partitioning protein RepB C-terminal domain-containing protein, producing MPDDIPTDDHKHVTLIPTDRIRILNPRVRNRRTFEEMVESIARIGLKRPITVTRRADTEPAEYDLVCGQGRLEAFIELKQDAIPAIVIDADESDCLVMSLVENCARRQHRAIDLMQEIGTLRKRGYNDREIADKIGVSSEYVNMIAGLLERGEQRLVSAVETGIMPLNLAIEISKTDDEGAQRALMDAYTEKKLRGKKLTAVRRLLERRQRQGRRVDETPFGRKVNRSERPLTSDALVRAYRQEADRQKVMIKKAELAQSRILFVAEAFRALRSDENFLTLLRAENLEAMPTYLVEQSRTNP from the coding sequence ATGCCCGACGACATCCCGACCGATGACCACAAGCATGTGACCCTCATCCCGACCGACAGGATCCGGATCCTCAATCCGCGTGTGCGCAACCGGCGAACATTCGAGGAAATGGTCGAGAGCATCGCGCGCATCGGCCTCAAGCGCCCGATCACCGTGACCCGGCGCGCGGACACGGAGCCAGCAGAATACGACCTCGTCTGCGGCCAGGGGCGGCTCGAAGCCTTCATCGAACTGAAGCAGGACGCCATCCCTGCCATCGTGATCGACGCCGATGAGAGCGATTGCCTCGTCATGAGCCTCGTCGAGAACTGCGCCAGGCGCCAGCATCGCGCGATCGATCTGATGCAGGAAATCGGCACCCTTCGGAAGCGCGGCTACAACGATCGCGAGATCGCCGACAAAATCGGGGTCAGTTCCGAATACGTCAACATGATCGCCGGACTGCTGGAGCGCGGCGAGCAGCGCCTCGTATCAGCAGTCGAAACCGGAATCATGCCATTAAATCTCGCGATCGAAATTTCCAAAACCGATGACGAAGGGGCTCAGCGTGCACTCATGGATGCCTATACCGAGAAGAAGCTGCGTGGGAAAAAGCTGACGGCTGTGCGGCGCCTGCTTGAGCGACGCCAGCGGCAGGGTCGGCGCGTCGATGAAACGCCTTTCGGCCGCAAGGTTAACCGTAGCGAGCGTCCTTTGACCAGCGATGCCCTCGTGCGGGCCTACCGTCAGGAAGCGGACCGCCAAAAGGTGATGATCAAGAAGGCCGAACTGGCCCAGAGCAGGATTCTATTCGTTGCGGAAGCGTTCCGTGCGCTGCGGAGCGACGAGAACTTCCTGACGCTGCTGCGCGCGGAAAATCTCGAAGCTATGCCCACATATCTGGTAGAGCAATCGAGGACGAACCCATGA
- a CDS encoding IS5 family transposase yields MSKPEPARYHTTNWKSYNEALKRRGSLLIWLDKDMVWRAAKAGRNGRPPVFSDAAIQFCLMVKVLFGLPLRQTTGMVASILSMAGLDWPVPDFSTLSRRQKRITVQISSRRAPGPLNLLVDSTGIKFLGDGEWLARKHGTQRRRQYRKVHLAMDTATGDIRAVEFTSSDKGDSPILPHLLEQIQPAEQIGTVTGDGAYDTRRCHTAILERGGTAVIPIRRNGRRWREDCPAARARNETLKATQRLGRAAWKRWSGYHARSRIEAKMRCLKAFGERIASRDPDRQTAEVQIRVALINRFNALGTAEIERVA; encoded by the coding sequence ATGAGTAAGCCTGAGCCTGCCCGCTACCACACGACGAACTGGAAGAGCTATAACGAAGCGCTGAAGCGACGAGGCTCCCTGTTGATCTGGCTGGACAAGGATATGGTCTGGCGAGCTGCGAAAGCCGGGCGTAATGGCCGACCGCCGGTATTCAGCGATGCTGCAATCCAATTCTGTTTGATGGTGAAAGTGCTGTTCGGGTTGCCGCTGAGACAAACGACTGGGATGGTGGCGAGCATCCTATCGATGGCCGGTCTCGACTGGCCGGTGCCGGACTTCTCCACCCTGAGTCGCCGCCAGAAACGCATCACGGTGCAGATATCGAGCCGCCGTGCGCCAGGGCCACTGAACCTGCTGGTCGATAGCACCGGGATCAAGTTCCTGGGTGACGGTGAATGGCTGGCGCGCAAGCATGGCACACAGCGCCGACGCCAATATCGCAAGGTTCATCTGGCGATGGACACGGCCACCGGCGACATCCGCGCCGTAGAATTCACCTCGAGCGACAAGGGCGACAGCCCAATTCTGCCCCATCTGCTGGAGCAGATCCAACCCGCCGAACAGATCGGCACCGTGACCGGCGACGGCGCCTATGATACACGACGCTGCCACACCGCAATCCTGGAGCGCGGTGGCACGGCGGTCATACCGATCCGCAGGAATGGGCGACGATGGCGGGAGGACTGCCCTGCCGCGCGAGCCCGCAACGAGACCCTCAAAGCCACACAACGTCTGGGACGAGCGGCCTGGAAACGGTGGTCTGGATATCACGCCCGAAGTCGGATCGAAGCAAAGATGAGATGCCTCAAGGCCTTCGGCGAACGCATCGCATCACGCGACCCGGACCGTCAAACAGCCGAGGTCCAGATCCGCGTTGCACTCATCAACCGTTTCAATGCGCTCGGCACCGCCGAGATCGAACGCGTGGCATAA
- a CDS encoding plasmid partitioning protein RepB C-terminal domain-containing protein codes for MTRKDRHHIDAVLHSFEDACATLPVNALLPVRTLRNATKSSRKYQQIAASIREVGLVEPPVVARDPSNPGTFLLLDGHVRIEVLKDLGIESVECLISTDDEAFTYNKRISRLSSIQEHRMIRRAIERGVPEEKIARALDVNPQTVRRKFRMLNGICDEAVAILKDKPCPMVVFETLRKMKPLRQVEAAELLVNANNYSVAYASAILAGTPQSQLMEGAKPKRLKGISPEAMARMENELARLQEAISSIQETYGQDHLHLTIIKGYLAKLLGNARVVRYLMQNRPEFLTEFQVIADMTSTLPPEAAA; via the coding sequence ATGACGCGAAAGGATCGCCACCATATCGACGCTGTCCTCCACAGTTTTGAGGACGCCTGCGCGACACTGCCCGTCAACGCGCTTTTGCCGGTCCGGACGCTTAGGAACGCAACAAAATCCAGCAGGAAATACCAGCAGATCGCCGCCTCGATCCGCGAGGTCGGTCTTGTGGAACCGCCTGTGGTCGCCCGCGACCCATCAAATCCGGGCACCTTCCTTCTGCTGGATGGGCATGTTCGTATAGAAGTGCTGAAGGATCTCGGTATTGAATCGGTTGAGTGCCTGATTTCCACCGATGACGAAGCCTTCACCTATAATAAGCGCATCAGCCGGTTGTCATCGATTCAGGAACACAGGATGATCCGGCGCGCCATCGAACGAGGCGTTCCTGAAGAAAAAATCGCCAGAGCGCTGGACGTCAATCCCCAGACCGTCCGCCGCAAGTTCCGCATGCTGAACGGAATCTGTGACGAGGCGGTTGCCATCCTCAAGGACAAGCCCTGTCCGATGGTGGTGTTCGAAACCCTCAGGAAGATGAAGCCGCTACGTCAGGTCGAAGCTGCCGAACTGCTTGTTAATGCCAATAATTACTCGGTCGCTTATGCCTCTGCGATCCTGGCCGGCACCCCCCAATCCCAGCTGATGGAAGGCGCGAAACCCAAGCGTCTCAAGGGCATTTCGCCCGAGGCAATGGCCCGGATGGAAAACGAGCTGGCGCGCCTTCAGGAGGCGATCTCCTCCATCCAGGAGACTTATGGTCAGGATCACCTGCATCTGACCATCATCAAGGGTTACCTTGCAAAGTTGCTCGGAAACGCACGGGTGGTGCGCTATCTGATGCAAAATCGTCCCGAATTCCTGACTGAATTTCAGGTGATCGCGGACATGACATCCACTCTGCCGCCCGAGGCGGCCGCCTGA